AACCCCAGCCCGGCGGCGGTGAGAATAATAGCGGCCATATTCATGGTGACGCGCACCACCACCGACGGCAGACACATCGGCATGATATGACGCAAAATAATGTGCCACGACGAAGCGCCCTGCAGCCTGACCGCCGCGATGTAATCCATCTTGCGCACCGAGAGCGTCTCCGCCCGTGCCAGACGCGCAATCGGCGGCCACGATGAGATTGCGATGGCGATAATGGCGTTTTCAATGCCCGGCCCCAGCGCGGCGACAAAGGCCAGCGCCAGAATCAGGCTGGGAAAGGCGAGAAAAATATCGACGATGCGCATCAGCAAGGTATCGACCCAGCCGCCGATATAGCCTGCGCTGGTGCCGACGATCAGCCCCAGCGGCGTGATAATAATGGCGGTCAGGCCGGCAATATAGAGCGTGATGCGCGCACCAAAGAGCAGGCGGCTGTAAATATCGCGCCCCAGTTCATCGGTGCCGAGCCAGTTATCGGCGGAAGGGGGTTGCAACCTGTGCGCCAGATCCTGAGCATAAATATCGTGAGTGGCCAGCAGCGGGGCAAACAGCGCCGCAAGGGCAATCACCAGCAGCACCAGCAGGCCGAATAGCGCCGAGTGGTTCGCGCAGAAGCGATGCCACTGTAGCCACATCTGCTGCATACGTGCCTGAAACGGCGTCGCCGGTGCGGGCGCGCGTAACCAGCTGCGCAGGGTTGTGGGTGTGGCGCGATTAACGGAATCGGTCATTTTTCCTCCTGACGCGTGCGGGGATCGAACAGGCGATAGAGCAGATCGCAAACCAGGTTGAGCAGCACAAAGATGGCGCCGGTCAGCAGCGTACAGCCGACCACCGCATTCATGTCACCCGCCAGCAGCGCGTTGGTGAGATAACGGCCAAAACCGGGCCAGGCAAACACCGTTTCGGTGAGCACTGCGCCTTCCAGCAGCCACGCCCACGACAGCGCCACCACGGTCAGCGTCGGCACGGCGATATTGCGCAGCGCATGTCCCCAGACGCAGCGCGACCACGACAGCCCTTTAACCCGCGCGGTGATAATGTATTCCTGCGACAGCTGTTCCAGCATAAAGCTGCGCGTCATACGGCTGATATAGGCGAGCGAGCTCAGGCCCAGGATCGAGGCTGGCAGAATGATATGGCCGAAGACGTTTTTGAACATCGCCCAGTTACCGCTCAACGCGCTGTCGATCAGCCAGAAGCCGGTGACCGGTTGCAGATCGAACTCATAGATAAAATCGATGCGTCCCGGGCCGCCGATCCAGCCAAGCGTGGCGTAAAACAGCAGCAATCCCATCAAACCCAGCCAGAAATGGGGCGTGGAATAGCTGAGCAGGCCGAGGAAACGCACCAGATGGTCAAACGGCGAGTTGCGATACATCGCGGATAACACGCCCGCCGGAATGCCGAAGCCGACGCCAATCAGCGCCGCCAGGGTCGCCAGCTCCAGCGTGGCTGGAAACACGCGCAGAATATCGCTGCTAACCGGCTGGCTGGTGGTCAGCGCGATGCCAAAATCGAGCCGCGCCAGCT
The sequence above is drawn from the Duffyella gerundensis genome and encodes:
- a CDS encoding ABC transporter permease, with product MTDSVNRATPTTLRSWLRAPAPATPFQARMQQMWLQWHRFCANHSALFGLLVLLVIALAALFAPLLATHDIYAQDLAHRLQPPSADNWLGTDELGRDIYSRLLFGARITLYIAGLTAIIITPLGLIVGTSAGYIGGWVDTLLMRIVDIFLAFPSLILALAFVAALGPGIENAIIAIAISSWPPIARLARAETLSVRKMDYIAAVRLQGASSWHIILRHIMPMCLPSVVVRVTMNMAAIILTAAGLGFLGLGAQAPSPEWGAMLASGREFMLNHGLIAAIPGLAILFTSLAFNLLGDGLRDVMDLRHE
- a CDS encoding ABC transporter permease, with protein sequence MAQTLPVSHPAAPSLFWRRSRTLLRGGLSIFCTLLGLAALTFFIGRLLPIDPVVAIIGDNASQEAYDRMFHQLGLDQPLWQQFIDYIAQLARLDFGIALTTSQPVSSDILRVFPATLELATLAALIGVGFGIPAGVLSAMYRNSPFDHLVRFLGLLSYSTPHFWLGLMGLLLFYATLGWIGGPGRIDFIYEFDLQPVTGFWLIDSALSGNWAMFKNVFGHIILPASILGLSSLAYISRMTRSFMLEQLSQEYIITARVKGLSWSRCVWGHALRNIAVPTLTVVALSWAWLLEGAVLTETVFAWPGFGRYLTNALLAGDMNAVVGCTLLTGAIFVLLNLVCDLLYRLFDPRTRQEEK